In Meiothermus sp. CFH 77666, the genomic stretch CTGGGTACACGTGGGGTCGGTTGGGGCCGGGCACTTTGCCAAGATGGTTCACAACGGTATCGAGTACGGGATGATGCAGGCCCTGGCTGAAGGCTTTCACCTGTTGCACCAGAAGCAGGAATTCCAGATTGACCTAGCGAAGCTCAGCGAAGCCTGGCGCTACGGTACGGTCATCCGAAGCTGGCTGCTGGATCTGCTGGCCGAGGGTCTGAAGGCCGACCCCAACCTGAAAGGTATCGCCCCGGTAGTGGCCGACTCTGGCGAGGGCCGCTGGATGGTGCAGGAAGCGCTAGAGCTGGGAGTGGCGGTTCCAGTTACGGCCCAGGCACTCTTTACCCGATTTGAGAGTCAGGACCAGGATGGCTTTGATCGCCGCCTGCTATCGCTCATGCGACACCTGTTCGGCGGGCATGCGGTGGAAACACAAGACCCGAGCGCTTCTTAGGCCGCGTATTAGACCCATCACCAGAAAGGGCAAGGATGGCAGATCTCGAGGTGCAAACCTGCACCAGCACGGAAGAAGTAGCCCAGGCTCTGGCCGACCTTCTGGCCGAGCACTTGCAAAGGGGTGGTAGCGCCGTGCTAGCGGGCGGCCAGACCCCATTGCCGGCCTACCAATTATTGGCCCGCCTCGAACTTCCCTGGCCACAAATACACCTGATCCCCTCAGATGAGCGCTGCGTAAAGCCCTCTTCCCCACTCCGAAATGATCTGCAAATCCTTGCCGCGCTGGGTGAAAAAGCGCCATTGCACCGCTTCCCTGCCGAGCTGGGGCCTAGCGAAGCCGCCTCTCAAATGGAAGCGGTGGTACGAGCCCTCCTGCCCTTTGAGCTGGTAGTGCTAGGTATGGGCGAAGACGGGCACACTGCGAGCTTGTTCCCTGGACACCCAAACTACGAGACCCTGGTAGCCCCGGTATACAACGCTCCCAAGCCCCCGCCAGAACGGGTAACTCTTACCCCTAAAGCCTTGTCTCAGACCCGGCTGCTGGTTTTCGTGGTTACCGGTGAGGGCAAACGCGAGACCCTGCGCCAGGTGCTGGCCCGAACACCCTTGCCACCCAACCAGATTCCCGCCCCCAGGCGGCTCCTTCTATGCGACCGGGCGGCCTATCCTCATCCCAATGTCTGAGCGAATCCCGCCATCTGTGGGAGGCACTACTCGTCATCCGCCGGGCGGTAGGAGAACGCCAGCCCGACTAACAATAGCAGAAGCCCCGCAGCCAAGCCCCAGACCCAGCCGC encodes the following:
- the pgl gene encoding 6-phosphogluconolactonase encodes the protein MADLEVQTCTSTEEVAQALADLLAEHLQRGGSAVLAGGQTPLPAYQLLARLELPWPQIHLIPSDERCVKPSSPLRNDLQILAALGEKAPLHRFPAELGPSEAASQMEAVVRALLPFELVVLGMGEDGHTASLFPGHPNYETLVAPVYNAPKPPPERVTLTPKALSQTRLLVFVVTGEGKRETLRQVLARTPLPPNQIPAPRRLLLCDRAAYPHPNV